From Acidianus brierleyi:
TAATATTAAATTAATAAATTTTCGTCATTCTTTTTACTCATTCAATTGTAAATCTTTTGTTTCTTTCATTCTAATTGTTGAATAGATGGCTATTAGAATAAATGCTATTGAATATAGTGGATATAGAGCATAACTGATTGACCCTAAGAAATCTGATATATAGCTAGCAGGTCCAGCTATAAACGAATTTCCAAATTGATAAGCAGATGAACTACCAGAGTATCTGACTATTGTGGGGAACATTTCTGATAATGAAGCTGCTAATGGAGAATATCCTAATCCATGAAAAATTCCAAATAATGTCACGAAAAATATAAACGATGCAGGATTTCTAAATTCAAATGCTGGAATGATAATTGCTAAAGAGCCTAAATTTGATAACAGAAGTAGCAGTCTTCTTCCTATTATATCTGAGATTTTTCCAGATATAAATACAGTTGTTAAATCAGCTATAGCTAATAAACTTACTGCTATAAGTGAGATATTTTCACTTATGATTCCTAGTCCGCTAAAAACAACAGGTAATAATACAGCTCCAACATAAAATATTGTGCCTAAAGATCCTGCTAGTAACGTTCCTAGTAATAATTCTTTCCAATATCTGACTACCATCTCCTTACCAGGAAATCTAACAATTAATCCGGAATTTTTAACCTCTGTAAATAGCCGTGTTTCATCTATTTTTAGTCTTATTGTAATTCCTACAGCCACCATAATGAATGAAAGTAAAAATGGAATTCTCCATCCAAATGAGAACATTTCAGATGAAGGTAAATACGATGTTAAAATTAAAAATACTCCAGTTCCAAGAAGTAGACCTATTCCTACTGTAGACTGAACAAATGCACTAAAAAACGCCCTTTTTCTTTCGTTAGTTTCGTTAACTAACAATATAGCTCCTCCCCATTCTCCACCTAGTCCTAATCCTAGGACTAGCCTTAAAATAACAAGAAGTATTATTGTAATTAATCCTAGTTGTGCATAAGTAGGTAAAACTCCTACTAAACCACTAGAAATTCCAGAGATTAATAACGTAATAAGTAATGAATACTTTCTTCCATTTCTGTCTCCATAGTGTCCAAATAAGAATGCTCCTATAGGTCTGGTTAGAAATCCTAGAGCAAAAACCAATAATACGTCAAGTACAGCTACTGCTTTATTACTAGATGGGAAAAGTTCTTCTCCTATATATACGCTTCCAGAACTAAAAATGAAAATGTCGTACCATTCTATAATAGTCCCTATCATAGAACCTGCTATTGTTATTTTCTTCATAAATATGTGGGAAACTTTATTTGATATATAAATTTCTATATTTACAAGTTAAAATTGTTTATATTAGCTCTAACTAAGTTGCTTGAATAATATTACTTGATGTATTTTCAGACGTTATCTATTATTTTATTTTTAATACAATTTGATAAAACGCTTTAAAATAAAAACTCTTATATCATACTTATGCCTGTAGCAGTTGATGTCGGAGGAACTTTTACTGACATAATTTTTATGGATGAAAAGGGAAATTTGCAGTATTACAAGTTATCTACAACACCAAAAAATCCTGAAATTGGAGTGTATCAAGGTATTAAAAAAATTGGTATAAATACGTCTGAAATTATTCATGCTACTACTATAGCTACAAATTCACTACTAGGGCAGGTCAATTTAGATTTGCCTAAAATAGCACTTCTAACAACTAAAGGTTTTAGAGATATAATAGAAATAGGAAGGCAAAATAGGCCAGAACTTTATAATCCTTACTTTGAAAAACCGCGTGTTATAGTTCCTAGAGAATATAGATATGAAATTAATGAAAGAGTTGACGCTAACGGAAATATAATAATACCTTTAGATAAAGAGGAAGCAGAAAGTAAAATAAAAGAGATTGACAATAATGCTACTTCAATAGCGGTATCTTTTCTTCATTCTTATCTGAACCCTTCTCACGAAAAAATTGTAAAGGACATTGCGAGTAAATATTTTAAGTATATTTCAATATCTAGTGAGATTGCTTCAGAGCCGAGAGAGTATGAAAGAACTTCCACGACTGTTATAAATGCGTTGTTAATGCCTATAGTATCTAGATATTTGGAATCTTTAGAAAACTTGCTTCAGGAATTCGGAAGACCCAGATTATATATAATGTCCAGTTCTGGAGGTTTGATAGATTCTAAAGAAGCCTCGTATAGGCCTGTCCAAATAATTGAATCGGGTCCTACGGCAGGCGTAGTTGGAATACTAACAATGTCTAAATTTCTTGGTATTAAAAACGCTATAAGCTTCGATATGGGAGGTACTACAGCTAAAGCTGGATCAATTATAAATGGAGAAATAGAAATAACTTCAGAGTATGAGGTTGGAGGCAAAACTCATTATGGAAGAGTAGTTAAAGGTTCAGGCTATCCTGTTAGATTTCCTTTTGTTGATTTAGTAGAAGTATCTGCTGGTGGAGGTACAATAATATGGAAAGATGATGCAGGAGCATTAAGAATAGGTCCACTAAGTGCAGGAGCAGATCCTGGTCCTATGAGTTATAATAAAGGAGGAGACAAACCTACACTTACTGACGCTAGCCTGGTACTAGGTAAAATAAATGATAGACTACTTTCTGGAGATATGGTATTAAGGAAGGACTTAGCTATAAAAGGACTTAAGGAGTTAGGTGATGAAGAAGTCATCTCGACTAATGCACTAAAGCTAGCAAATCTCGAAATGAGTAGAGCTATAAGGTTAGTAACAGTTGAAAGAGGATTAGATCCTTCAGAATTTACTCTTTTTGCGTTTGGCGGGGCAGGTCCTCAGTTTGCGTTAGACATTGCTGAAGAATTGAGCATAAGAGAAGTTGTGGTACCGCCTGCACCTGGCCTATTTAGTGCTATGGGAATGCTTTTTGCAGATAAAAAGTTTGAAGCAAGAAAATCTTATCCTACTGATTTATTCAGAGATTATGAGACTCTAGAAAAAGAACTAATAACTAAACTAGGTAAAGTCGATTATTTCATAAGATATGCCGATGTTAGATATGAGGGACAAGGATGGGAATTAACTATTCAAGTATCTGATCCTTCTAGAATAAAACAAGACTTCGAGAATAAACATTTATCAGTATATGGATTTAAGTTGGATAAACCTATTGAAGTAGTTACAATTAGAGTCTTTGCAATAATATTATCAGCTAAACCTAAAATTCCAGATCCTCCTTCGACGCTAAATCCAAAAAATAGTTATAGGAAAGTAAAATTTGAAGACTGGATTAACGTTCCTGTATATATTAGAGAATCACTTCCATTAGGCTTTCATATAGAAGGACCAGCTATAATAGAAGAATATAGCTCTACTACTGTTGTAAAGCCAGGGTGGACTGCGGATATAGGGAAAATGGGTTCTATATTTTTGAGGTGTGCAAAATGTGGGAAATAGTTCATAAATCTTCAATATATATAGCCGAAGAAATGGGGGTAGCGCTAAAAAAATCTGCACTTTCTCCGAACATTAGAGAGAGAATGGATCACAGTTGTGCTATTGTTAACGATGAAGGTAAAATTATTGCTCAAGCCGAACATATACCAGTTCACCTAGGATCTTTTAAAATAGGAGTTACTAATATTCTAAATTATATTGAGAAAGAAGGTATAGAATTAAATGAAAATGATATGTTAGTATTTAATGATCCTTATATTTCTGGAACTCATTTAAACGATGTAGGAATTATAGCTCCTATATATATAGATGGAAAAATATCCGGTTATGTAATAAATAAGGCCCATCATGTTGACGTAGGAGGCCCAATTCCTGGAAGTCTTAATCCTTTTGCGAAAACTATCTATGAAGAAGGAACAGTAATTCCTCCTTTAAAGATAATGGAAAAAGGCAATATCAATAGAAGTGTGTTATCTATCATAAGAGAGAATTTCAAGGTTCCAGATTATTCTATAGGAGATATTAATGCACAAATTGCAGCTAATAGATTAGGTATAATTAGAGTAAAGGAGCTTTTTGGGAAATATGATAATGTTAAAGAAAATTGGAGAATATCTATAGATTATGTGAGAGAATTAGTTTTATCTCAATTAAGGAAATGGCCTAAAGGAATTTTTGATGCGGAAGATTACTTAGAATGGAATAATAACTTAGTTCCTATTAAACT
This genomic window contains:
- a CDS encoding hydantoinase/oxoprolinase family protein — its product is MPVAVDVGGTFTDIIFMDEKGNLQYYKLSTTPKNPEIGVYQGIKKIGINTSEIIHATTIATNSLLGQVNLDLPKIALLTTKGFRDIIEIGRQNRPELYNPYFEKPRVIVPREYRYEINERVDANGNIIIPLDKEEAESKIKEIDNNATSIAVSFLHSYLNPSHEKIVKDIASKYFKYISISSEIASEPREYERTSTTVINALLMPIVSRYLESLENLLQEFGRPRLYIMSSSGGLIDSKEASYRPVQIIESGPTAGVVGILTMSKFLGIKNAISFDMGGTTAKAGSIINGEIEITSEYEVGGKTHYGRVVKGSGYPVRFPFVDLVEVSAGGGTIIWKDDAGALRIGPLSAGADPGPMSYNKGGDKPTLTDASLVLGKINDRLLSGDMVLRKDLAIKGLKELGDEEVISTNALKLANLEMSRAIRLVTVERGLDPSEFTLFAFGGAGPQFALDIAEELSIREVVVPPAPGLFSAMGMLFADKKFEARKSYPTDLFRDYETLEKELITKLGKVDYFIRYADVRYEGQGWELTIQVSDPSRIKQDFENKHLSVYGFKLDKPIEVVTIRVFAIILSAKPKIPDPPSTLNPKNSYRKVKFEDWINVPVYIRESLPLGFHIEGPAIIEEYSSTTVVKPGWTADIGKMGSIFLRCAKCGK
- a CDS encoding MFS transporter, which encodes MKKITIAGSMIGTIIEWYDIFIFSSGSVYIGEELFPSSNKAVAVLDVLLVFALGFLTRPIGAFLFGHYGDRNGRKYSLLITLLISGISSGLVGVLPTYAQLGLITIILLVILRLVLGLGLGGEWGGAILLVNETNERKRAFFSAFVQSTVGIGLLLGTGVFLILTSYLPSSEMFSFGWRIPFLLSFIMVAVGITIRLKIDETRLFTEVKNSGLIVRFPGKEMVVRYWKELLLGTLLAGSLGTIFYVGAVLLPVVFSGLGIISENISLIAVSLLAIADLTTVFISGKISDIIGRRLLLLLSNLGSLAIIIPAFEFRNPASFIFFVTLFGIFHGLGYSPLAASLSEMFPTIVRYSGSSSAYQFGNSFIAGPASYISDFLGSISYALYPLYSIAFILIAIYSTIRMKETKDLQLNE